The following are encoded together in the Elaeis guineensis chloroplast, complete genome genome:
- the rps8 gene encoding ribosomal protein S8, whose product MGRDTIADIITSIRNADMNKKGTVRIASTNITENIVKILLREGFIENVRKHQENNKYFLVSTLRHRKTRKGIYRTVLKCISRPGLRIYSNYQRIPKILGGMGIVILSTSRGIMTDREARLERIGGEILCYIW is encoded by the coding sequence TATAATAACTTCTATAAGAAATGCTGACATGAATAAAAAAGGAACGGTTCGAATAGCATCTACTAATATCACCGAAAACATTGTTAAAATACTTCTACGAGAAGGTTTTATTGAAAATGTTCGGAAACATCAGGAAAATAACAAATATTTCTTGGTTTCAACCCTGCGACATAGAAAGACTAGGAAAGGAATATATAGAACCGTTTTAAAGTGTATCAGCCGACCCGGTTTACGAATTTATTCCAACTATCAACGAATTCCTAAGATTTTAGGTGGAATGGGAATTGTAATTCTTTCTACTTCTCGAGGTATAATGACAGATCGAGAAGCTCGACTAGAAAGAATTGGAGGAGAAATTTTGTGTTATATATGGTGA